GTACAGTGCGTATGTTGCAtgcacatattgatgtatgtattTACATATGTGTGAGCATGtgtgcagagagagagagaggggaggggggagagagagctaGACTTGGCTACACTCAAATGAATCTCCACTTCAATCTAGTTAGGTCTATATTGGATGAGGAGAATCCATATCAGTAATATGAGCCGTTGGATGTAATCTACTAGCTCTAATTTGCTCATACACCAAAATCGTATGCCAAGTTTTACATCCTGCTAGGACGGAGGGCATCCCGGCCATCCTATCCCGTTCCTATGAGAAAACAGACTAGGACAAGATCGGGACTCCGAAACCCATCCATGtggggagagaaagaaagaggaaaaaaagcaagaaaagatgaagaaaaggaaaaaatgaaaggaaagaaaggaagaaaaatgatagaaaggaaaggaagagagaaaaaaaagaaaggaaagaaagaaggatgaaaagaaagagaaagaagaagaaaaaggaaaaggggaGAGAAAGgaaagtataagaaaaagaaagaaaagaaaggagtgtaaaagaaatagaaagaaaagaaggaaagaaaaacgtaagaaagaaagaaagaaaaaaaagaaaagaagaagataagagaGACAGAGGATACCTATTGGGACCGTTGCTGGGACAGAACGGGCAGCCGGATCTCCCGTTCTATCGAAAaactaggacatctccatcttataggatttaaaatcttaattatatgatTTGGAAACTTTTAACTTATGTATCAAGTGGTCAAAATAATGGACAGCCTAAATAATATCAAATTATATGTGttattttgatcacttgatgtatAGGTTAGGAATCTCCAAATCACATAATTTTTTAGTGTGTCGACGGTTTAAAGATAATACATCACACCCAATAGCTTAAATCATCAACATGGGACCCACATTGTCCAATCTAGACCAAACCAGATTTCAGTGGAGATTGAGTGTAGCCAAGTGcagctcgctctctctctctctctctctctctctatatatatatatatatatatatataaacactgcTGGCCCTTGAAAAACTGGAATAATACAGATGAGAAAGAAGCAAAGTGTTTAAAAGTTCAAGTAGATGAGTCAAAAAGAAATAACAACAAAGGTTTCATAGGGAGAGTATAACTTGACCAGCTATTCCACTCATAAAATTGTCTCTCATATTCAAGGAGGGAAAAATCAAAGCTAAATAAGCCCATGCCCTTTGCATTTATCAAAAGGAATGTAACTAAAAGAAACCCTTCTACATTCACCAACTTAAAGCATTTTTTATGGAACCAGAAACCACCAAGCAGAAAAAACTATGATTactcatccaagtgtttgtatctAATATCATCTTCTAGATCAAGTCAGAAATGTCAAATAGGATAATTTCCTAGAACATCTAAAATTTAACCACCCATTCTTAAAGACATGTCATTGCACTTAGGCCCAACTCTAAGCATATTGACGTTCTGCAGCTCCAAGAACTATTCCTAGGTCTCTTTGTAACTTTTGCTACAAAGATCTGCATTTCCTAAACATACAACTCAAAACAGTATTAAACCTAAACTTCAATCAGTCTACATAAGAACAAAGGAAAAGCTACCAAGTAAAGAAGCAATGCAATGGCAAATGCTACTTATTCAACCATGGGATCTATTAGTAAGCAAAGAAAAGAGGACTAATAAAATAGTTAGAGAACTTACCCAGATTAAAGAAATAACCCTCGCCATTGGTAAGTGGGGAAACTGATAGTGTTTTCTGCACCTGACCTTCCAGACTGTAACATTGTATATCAAAAAGAGGGGGTGAAGGGAAACAATAGGCCTATGAAGATAGCGCATATTAATGAATGTCAAATAGCAAACCTTGATTTCATCGAAGGATCATGGAAAAATTCACATGATTCAGCAGGACCTAGGCTTATCAGGCACCCAATTTCAGTAGCCGATAATGCAAAGAGCTACAAAAACCAGTAATTAGCATGTGAAGCATCATTACATAGAAAATGTGCATAAAGAagtggttcaaaaatttaaactagtggccaaaaaaaaaaaggaagcaaaAGGTTTAAATCCAAACATGCAGGTGAACTGGGACTTGTGCCAACTGTCACAGCCTTCTGATCATTAACCAAAGGTTTTGATTCGAGTCTTAAGTGATGTATTCCAAGTATTTGTGCATGGGTGATTATAGCGCAGGTGTGTCTCCCTacctttcccaaaaaaaaaaaaaaaagatccaaattTGCAGCATCGATTTCTGtggatcccaaaaaaaaaaaattctggctaatatctaataaaaaaatgattTCAAAGATTAAACAGGTCAGTGGATCAAGCAGAAAATGATTCAAATAGAAGTGCAAGTGCAAACACTACAGGAAAAGATCAGTACCTGTTTCTTTTCAGAATCATACTTTCGTTGACCAATAGCAGGCATAAACTTCAACATCACAACTCCCCTTCTATCAACTTTAGAACTCCCAGACTGCCCAAAATAGATTATAAATAAGGTGTGAAGCAAGAAAATCTTgctcaaaaaaataaatctcgaaACTTATGACCCCAAAAAACCCAAACCATACATCCAGCCTGCTGAATGTTGGCAGAACAGGGGAAACTGCAAGTGAAGCTTTTCCTTTAAAAATACAGAAATCTGCATATGTCTTTCCTGAATAATTCCCTGCAGAGGAACAAGAATATGAGCAATATCAATGAATAACAGAGGTAGTTGGAGCAAAACCAGATTTCATCATACCATGTTTTATGGAATCTGATCTTGCAGTTGAAATACCAAGTCGAGAACTGTAATTGCTGAACCATGAAGTTTCCTTGATATTACTATTTTTCACGGGCAGAAATTTTGAAGCCAGTTGATTCCTGCTGAACCCAATCAAATGGTCAAAAGGTTATAATAAGCAATCTAAAACCCGAACTATATGGGAAATAATGGGTCTGAAGAAAAACATGCATGGAACATCCAATAGTCACTAAATCCATACAAAGACAAGACAAAGTTTAATCACCAAAGTGAAAATACATCTACAGAGTGATTGAGCACCCAAGATTTAGCAGAGATTTAAGATGAAACCATGTGTCTGTCAAGAAGCTACTGAAACAAAGATATCAGGAATTTCAGGCATGATAGTGAGAAGTCATATACTTCCATCTCCAGAACATTCAAAACCAGATTGCAACCATAAATCTTGTTCCAGCTATTCGATGTCAGCTTTATGAATCCTCATTTGCCAAGTATTCCTTTCTAGAGCCACTTTAGGTGTTATTTTTGAGCTTCTCTGTATCCTTTATTTCGCAGCATTTATCCATGTTACCTCAGGTCTTCCCCTCTCAGATCTTCATATTACATGCCTGCAATATTTCAATCAAGTCTCTTTGATCACTTTATGCTAAATCCATGCAACTCCTATAGTTCATGAAACATATCCACTCTTCACTTCATCCTTTCTAGTTTTACCACATACACATTTCGGCTCTTTTGGTTCTACAACATTCAATTCATTTCTTGGATCCATTTTACTGCCAGCATTCTAAACATAAAATATCATTAACTTCATTATGATTCTGTAATGTTTCCCTTAAACATCAAGGTATGGTTTGGTCACACACTAACCAGGAAACCCCCTCCAAATTTGCCAACCAGCTCTGATTTTATTAGACATGAATTCATCTATCTCTCTATTATTCCATAATAATAGATTCTAAATAACAAAATCAGTCACTTAGTTGCCAATCGATCTTAACTGCGACCTCATATTCATTTATATTTTCACTAAAACTGCATTTCTTAAGTTCTACTTTTGTTCTGCTGATATTTAAGCCCTTATCCTGATGCTTTCTTCAGTAAATCTGATTTAACATTTAATCTTTTCATCTTCTGATCAATCAACACTACCATCATTAGCAAATAACCAAATAGCATGCACCATAATACATCTTCGTTGATACTAATGGTAAGTTATTAAATGATCAGTTATCCAGTTCTCAAACAAGTATATAAAACAGGATTAAATTTCCAGTAGCATTAAACAAGTCATGCAACTTCAAATATAGAGAACTTCAGTTCTCTTGTTCATAATGGCTATCAATGTCTTTGAAACATATAAAATAAAGGAATCTTCCATGAAAACAGGGAAAAATGACAAATATACACTACTAGAAGAAAATGACCAAGAGTCAATGTCACATGGATGGATGAGTTTCGATTCGTACACCTAAAGTGGAGATGTATGCAGCTCCATTTAATAAGCCTCAACATTTCACTCTTCAAAACCAAACTCTTTCCATGTTTAAGGACATCATGGAAAACTAAAAGGTGTATCTAAAAGGTGAAGAAAAAAAGTTTTGACTTTGAGGACTCCTAATTGATTCAAAATTCCACTACATCCCAAACTTTTCCAAATACAACCaagtaaaaggaaagaaaagactgTGGGACTCATAAAAACTCTCTTACATCACTAATACTTCTCCTCAATTCTCTCCTCGGAGACTCCAAGAGCAAGTACTATTTTGCTGGACCAAATCCcaatcatcaattatattgaaTGTTCTGATATGCTCCGGTAATGCTCATAGAAGCAGGATGAGGTTTCCAAAGGAGGGGGAAAGTGGGGGGAAAGAGTTCCACATCATATTCACAAAATAGTGGATGCCCATTTAGAAGCCAATAAAAAACATTTTTGAATTTGCATTCAGCTTATATCCACTGGATTTAACTTGATGATAACTAACAACTATTAAGAGCAGTAAAAACTTACTTGTAAACCTCATATATGCTACCTTTTCTTGCATAACCAATTTTTCCCACCAGTATAAAAGAGCACTCACCAAAATTCAACCTACACATCAACTAAAATCCACATTCCCCAGACCATGATGGTAATAGAAAATTCTATCAACTCCTGCCAAAATCACTAAAAGCTAagtaatttatttatttactttcaTCCTGCTTCTAATTTTACTTGATTGAATATTTGATACCAAGAATTAGTACCTAGCTATAGTTACATGTAATTAATGTGAGCATGTaagaatcaatcgatgtaacaaaCTGTAGTTCACTCACGATTTGTCGCCCCCTATGCAAGAAATATAAGGAAAACAGGCAGAATCCAGCAAGAAAATGTTCCATCTCAAACTTTTTGACAGTTGCTAGTCAATCAAAAGAAAAACATGATAGTGAGAATAAATGTAGCAATAGCATATATTTCTataaaatctaaaggagttttcAGACAACTTTTGCTTTGAGCCACAAAAATGTCATAAATGAGACATACAGGTAGTAATGAGGGATTACCTACCCTAAAGATCCTAACAGTAAAATGCATAATAAGCATAAGTTATTTCCCATTGCCATCATACATGCAATAGCCCTTTTATGTGCATGTACACCTCTTTAGCAGATTTCTTAAACCAAATTATCATGGGCTATGGTTTTTTCCATATGGCCAAGATATTGTTATTAGAGCTGCATGTCAATGCCAGGCACTCACAAGCATGATAAAAAACTTGAAACATCAGATCATAATCTCAGCTAATATAAACCAATGTATCATGAGATATCTGCTATGTGATATCAATACATTGTTCTAGATATTTTTTATCTCTTCCTGTCAATCCTATCATGTGTCTTTTAATCAGTAAGTATTAAAGAAATAGCTAAAAGTGTAATTCATCTAATATTTACCATgtcaaatttgaaaaagattggagcacatCTAGATCCTTCACCCTCCCATATTATCCAAGATAGACCGGATGCACAAAAAACTCAATAACCCAACAACATCTACAACCTAACCTTGAGTAAAGTGCTGAACCCAGGACTAGAACCTACTTCAAATGTTTGATCCATTTGCACAGCTGATGCAAATAGTTCGAATGTGGTTACCCCACCTAGAAGGATCTATTCTAACCCTCTTACCATGAAGCGATCGAGGGAAACGCCCAACATCATTCCACGTACCAGATGTTCGGTGGATTTTTTACCTAACCTATTGGAAACAATCATGAATTCGATTCAAAATCCTTATAGCTTTTTCCAtctattagaaaagaaaatattattgcGACTCAGGAGGGCGTAATCCATGCTTTTATTTACTCGTATTTCTCCATGGAACGAATAAAAATGTTTTCAGTTATGCGGTAGAAGGGAAAAGAAAACGTTCGGTAGAATGCCGAAGAACTAGAATCCCGACAAACACGAAGCATTAAGATATCGAATAGAAAGGGGAATGGGAAAATAGGCGGGTTTTGGGGAAGGGTGATTAAGACCACTTTTAAGTAAACGAAAAGCCCCCACGAAGGCAAAAGGAGAGATTGGAGGGGCGAAAACAAGAGAAAGATTAGAGGTAGGTGACTTGCCTGGGCAACCAGAAGCGCGAGAGCTTCATCATGCTGCAGCAAacgagaatgagagagagagagagagggagcggcGCTTCAGGAAATTAGGACGGTAGAGGTGCACAGAAAGCACGTGGTCCGCATGAACCTGGGAACCGAACCAGCTTATTGGATTTCACTGGCACGGTTCGCTTTAGTTCGGTTCACTTTTTGGTTTAGTTCACATTAAGGTATGGACGATTTTGCTTCGGTTTTTTCTTTCCCCGAGAGTTTGATTTGGTTGGTTCTGTTTCAAGCGAGGGATTTGAATGATTCAGGTTGCATTTGATACGGTaatttagtatgataatttaaattactgtatttgatatatttattatcttaaaaagagataactatttaaattattattttattgataatattataataaaaattttggataaaattatttttcaaaaaaatcatacaaaattcATTGCCCAACCCTTCTCTCCACCTCCCTCCAAGTGCGCTCCTAGACCCGACTCCTCCATCTCCCTTTGCCTTCCTGCGGTTCCTCTGCCCTTGTCCTCCACCACCCTCCCGTGGCTCTTCCATGCCCATCCCCACCACTCACACGGCTCCACATGCGCCCCCTCTCCCCACTCCTCAAATGCCCACGGTTTTTACACCCCTTAGTCTGCCACTTTTCTACACCACATCCACATCATATTCGTTACTTCTCAtcagagaaaaagaagagtatCGGATAAAATTATTGGagatattttagaaatttaattttacattaccagtaatctgattgtcataccaaacatgtcaatcaaaattttcagtaattttactgtaaCATTACCTGTATGTGCCAAACAATAATCAACATTACTGGTAATTTAATGGTGGCAATCTATTTTGAAGGCAATCCATATTACCTTCCAAGATTTCCTGAGGATGCACCAAGCGCAACCTCAATCCTATCCGgtctatattattattattattattattattattattattattattattattattattattattattattattattattattattattttatatatatatattgttgggagGAAATTTATTACTTAGGTCGAAGATATGGATTAACAAAAGGACAGATAATATGATGTGTAAGGTCGATATTACAGCGCAATCAGGAATGGAAGTGTGTGATCCCGAAGGAATATATTTCTTCTGTACTATACAAGAAATATCTAAATTCATCCAATGTATAACTTGGGATCTCCCGATCCTAGCTTCGACCTTTGACGATCCTTAACTCTCAGAAACTCCCCTAAGAAAAACAGCTGGGATCAGTCGTTCCTAACTTCGGCCTCATCCCAGCTTTGGTATCAAATCTATCCCATCCTCCATAACAACCGACATCTGACATCTATCCAGCACCTATAGACAATCAGGCACCTGAATTGGCCGAcctccgactccaattgcagaatACTTCAACCTTCATCGATCTTATCTTACTGAACGTGGTTGACTCCAGCCACTTCTTTCCTTTGGCATCTCATCGGACCACACCGAAGTCTCAACAAAAGAAGTCGATCCAACCCAATTCGCATcgttattttaaatttcaaagatGCTCACAATAGTTTTGGAATTGATAAAATAGGTGTAACCATCCAATCTCAAAAATTTCGATCAAAAATCCTGCTACATCGCACCTAAATCGACCACGTAACCTGTATAAAACAGTCTTCCAACTTTTGCCTACAAAAAAGACTTCTAGGGGACCTCCTAAGGTATACACGCGCACAATCTctctacattttttttttattttttaatttctaacttgagcgtcggagggtccccgtcggagccaaaTCTGATCAGGACTTATCTTGCAAGATTTTTTTCTGAGAGGATGCACCATCGCTCCAGTCTTTTCAACCGAGTCCTAGATTTTAGCAGCAata
The DNA window shown above is from Elaeis guineensis isolate ETL-2024a chromosome 8, EG11, whole genome shotgun sequence and carries:
- the LOC105049764 gene encoding single-stranded DNA-binding protein WHY2, mitochondrial; amino-acid sequence: MMKLSRFWLPRNQLASKFLPVKNSNIKETSWFSNYSSRLGISTARSDSIKHGNYSGKTYADFCIFKGKASLAVSPVLPTFSRLDSGSSKVDRRGVVMLKFMPAIGQRKYDSEKKQLFALSATEIGCLISLGPAESCEFFHDPSMKSSLEGQVQKTLSVSPLTNGEGYFFNLAVMNSVQKTNDRFSVPVTKAEFAVMRAAFSFVLPYIMGWDQVIKPKLESIGVERPMQREMRADPDFEWGR